One window of Desulfobacca acetoxidans DSM 11109 genomic DNA carries:
- a CDS encoding adenylate/guanylate cyclase domain-containing protein, producing the protein MSEIDIIQAIELAISHELEARRSYLELSDQADDLELKRLLQEIAQEEAGHEASLRSRLRLYQEKHLLRDTISRYVSPNVCEEILKNPQLLQLGGKRQRVTVLFADIWGFTSMSEKLTPETVVEMLNHFFTAMVDIVFEHEGTLDKFIGDNIMAVFGTPLEIAQPALKAARCALAMHRRLRQMQTDLCQIKRIGIGINTGEVIAGNIGSHRHMDFTVIGDVVNIAARLESLTRELDADIIIGPETYQEIAPYCRLEPCAPVVLRGRSEPLLTYRLLGEV; encoded by the coding sequence ATGTCAGAAATAGACATTATTCAGGCTATTGAACTGGCCATCTCACATGAACTGGAAGCTCGGCGGTCTTATCTCGAACTGAGCGATCAGGCCGATGATTTGGAGTTGAAGAGGTTACTGCAGGAGATTGCCCAGGAAGAAGCCGGGCATGAGGCCTCCTTGCGCAGCCGGCTGCGTCTGTATCAGGAAAAACACCTTCTGCGCGATACTATTTCCCGTTATGTCAGCCCCAACGTCTGCGAGGAGATCTTAAAAAACCCTCAGCTCTTGCAGTTGGGTGGAAAACGCCAGCGGGTGACAGTACTCTTTGCCGATATCTGGGGCTTTACCAGCATGTCGGAAAAATTAACGCCGGAGACCGTGGTGGAGATGCTTAACCACTTTTTCACTGCCATGGTTGATATTGTCTTTGAGCATGAGGGCACCCTGGACAAATTTATCGGGGACAATATCATGGCCGTTTTTGGCACCCCTTTGGAGATTGCCCAACCGGCCTTAAAAGCCGCGCGCTGTGCCCTGGCAATGCATCGGCGGCTGCGGCAGATGCAAACTGATCTGTGCCAGATCAAGCGCATCGGCATCGGCATCAACACGGGGGAGGTCATCGCTGGCAATATCGGCTCCCATCGCCATATGGACTTTACCGTCATCGGCGATGTGGTCAACATTGCCGCCAGACTGGAGAGCCTGACCCGAGAACTGGACGCCGATATTATTATCGGACCTGAAACCTATCAGGAGATTGCTCCGTATTGCCGCCTGGAGCCCTGCGCCCCGGTTGTCCTGCGAGGCCGCAGCGAACCGTTGCTAACCTATCGGCTGTTGGGCGAAGTCTAA
- a CDS encoding DUF3786 domain-containing protein gives MNSKPKNVLEILQLLDKSNCRKCGEKTCLAFARAVFQDQRKLNECPRLAKDIAEKVSEEIETRPPFDPGIEYLEGLKAEVARLDLAAATAGTGGSFSDNRLTIKVLGKDFSVDVRGNLSADIHINPWIAVPFLNYILHGQGLPLAHKWVSLRELSNGRERYPLFQRQCEEPLKRVADSYTELFDNIIQLFSGRQVAQQFESDISVVLYPLPKVPILICYWLPEDGLESGLKVFFDETADRNLGTDSVFTLGVGLAQMIKKLTFKHGFAV, from the coding sequence TTGAACTCCAAACCCAAAAATGTCTTAGAAATATTGCAGTTGCTGGACAAATCGAACTGCAGAAAGTGTGGTGAAAAAACCTGCCTCGCTTTTGCCCGGGCGGTCTTTCAGGATCAGAGAAAGCTCAACGAATGCCCCCGGTTGGCCAAAGACATTGCTGAGAAGGTTTCGGAAGAAATCGAAACCCGTCCTCCCTTTGATCCGGGTATAGAATACCTGGAAGGGTTGAAGGCTGAGGTAGCCCGCCTCGATCTCGCCGCCGCCACCGCCGGAACCGGAGGCAGCTTCTCGGATAACCGACTGACTATAAAGGTTCTCGGCAAAGACTTTAGTGTCGATGTGCGGGGAAATCTGAGCGCCGATATTCACATCAATCCCTGGATTGCCGTGCCGTTTCTCAACTATATCCTCCACGGACAGGGGCTTCCGCTGGCGCATAAGTGGGTATCGCTGCGCGAGTTGAGCAATGGCCGGGAACGATATCCACTTTTTCAACGGCAATGCGAAGAGCCTTTAAAACGGGTGGCCGATAGCTATACCGAACTCTTTGACAATATTATTCAGCTTTTCAGCGGCAGGCAGGTGGCACAGCAATTTGAGTCCGATATTTCTGTGGTCTTATACCCGCTCCCCAAGGTTCCTATCCTGATCTGCTATTGGTTGCCGGAAGACGGCCTGGAATCCGGCCTCAAGGTATTTTTTGATGAAACCGCCGACCGGAATCTCGGTACGGATTCGGTCTTCACCCTGGGTGTCGGACTGGCACAGATGATCAAGAAGCTTACCTTCAAACATGGTTTTGCCGTGTAG